In Pseudomonas flavescens, the sequence ATGGCACCATCCTGACGCTGGAGGACATCAACGTGTCCTTCGACGGCTTCAAGGCGCTGACCGACCTGACGCTGTACATCGGCGTCGGCGAACTGCGCTGCATCATCGGCCCCAACGGCGCCGGCAAGACCACCCTGATGGACGTGATCACCGGCAAGACCCGGCCCAACAGTGGCGTCGCCTACTTCGGCGAAACCTTCGACCTGACGCAGATGAGCGAAGTGCAGATCGCCCAGGCCGGGATCGGTCGCAAGTTCCAGAAGCCAACGGTTTTCGAGGCGCTGAGCGTGTTCGAAAACCTCGAACTGGCACAGAAGACCGACAAGTCCGTATGGGCCAGCCTGCGCGCCAGACTCAGCGGCGAGCAGCGCGACCGTATCGACGAGGTGCTCGCCACCATCCGGCTCGACGCCTCGCGCCAGCGCCCGGCAGGCTTGCTGTCCCATGGCCAGAAGCAGTTTCTCGAGATCGGCATGCTGCTGGTGCAGGATCCGCAGTTACTGCTGCTCGACGAACCCGTGGCCGGCATGACCGACGCGGAAACCGAATTCACCGCCGAGCTGTTCAAGTCCCTGGCACGCAAGCACTCGCTGATGGTGGTCGAGCACGACATGGGCTTCGTCGGCACCATCGCCGACCACGTCACCGTGCTGCACCAGGGCCGCGTGCTGGCCGAAGGCTCGCTCGACGCCGTGCAGGCCAACGAACGGGTGATCGAGGTTTATCTGGGCCGCTGAGTCGTCGCCCGCAGACAGCGGGAACGACCATGATGGGTAGGAGCCGGCTTGCCGGCGATGCTAGATGTGCCGGCCTCTTCGCTGGCAAGCCAGCTCCTACAGGGAAATGAGTTGCTCACGCAGAGCGTGGGAACGATCAAGGGGTAAGCCATGCTGCAAGTCCAACAGCTACACCAGTACTACGGCGGCAGCCACATCCTGCGCGGCCTGTCTTTCGACGTGAAGGTCGGCGAGGTTACCTGCCTGCTTGGGCGCAACGGCGTGGGCAAGACCACCCTGCTCAAATGCCTGATGGGCCTGCTGCCGGCCAAGCAGGGCCAGGTCAGTTGGGAAGGCAAGCCGATCACCGGCTTCAAGCCGCACCAGCGGGTGCACGCCGGCATCGCCTACGTGCCCCAGGGCCGCGAAATCTTCGGCCGCCTGACCGTCGAGGAAAACCTGCTGATGGGCCTGTCGCGCTTTCCCGGCAGCCAGGCCAAGGAGGTTCCGGCCTTCATCTACGAGCTGTTCCCCGTGCTGCTGGAAATGAAACACCGCCGCGGCGGCGACCTGTCCGGCGGCCAGCAGCAACAGCTGGCCATCGGCCGTGCCCTGGCCAGCCAGCCACGCTTGCTGATCCTCGACGAACCCACGGAAGGCATCCAGCCCTCGGTGATCAAGGAAATCGGCGTGGTGATCAAGAAGCTCGCCGCCCGTGGCGACATGGCCATTCTGCTGGTCGAGCAGTTCTACGATTTCGCTGCCGAACTGGCCGACCAGTACCTGGTGATGAGCCGTGGCGAAATCGTCCAGCAGGGGCGTGGCGAAACCATGGAAGCGGATGGCGTACGCGGCCTGGTGGCGATCTAGCAGGCGACTGGACACCCGCCCGGGTGCCCCCATCGAGCCGTCGTCAGGACCAGGCAGTGCGGAAAATGCCCGTCACTGTATCTACGCGTCCCCGATCAGGGCGGTTATCCTTGCCGTCCGCCACCACGCGGTCGTCACCTGCGGGCCAACCCGCAGGCGTTCCCGGTGGCGATGATGCGCGTCGACGAGCCTACCTCGGCACTCGATCAGGAGCTGGACAGTCGCCACGCGGCAGAACCCTGCACCGGCTCAGCGATTCTCACTGACGACAGACAAGAGGCAGAACATGACCAAGGTAGTTTTCATCACCGGTGCCACTTCCGGTTTCGGCCGCGCCACCGCTCGCCGCTTCGCCGAAGCAGGCTGGGGCCTGGTACTCAGCGGCCGTCGCCAGGAGCGCCTGGAAGAACTCAAGGCCGAACTGGAAGCCAAGGTGCCGGTGCATATCGCCACCCTCGACGTGCGTGACGCCACTGCCGTGCAAGCCCTGGTCGACAGCCTGCCTGCACCGTTCGACAAGATCCATGCGCTGATCAACAACGCCGGCCTGGCCCTGGCGCCTGAGGCAGCGCAGAAGGTTGCCCTGCAAGACTGGCACACCATGATCGACACCAACATCACCGGCCTGGTCAACGTTACCCACGCCGTGCTGCCCAAGCTGCTGGAAACCGGCAAGGGTGCCAGCATCATCAACATCGGCTCGGTGGCCGGCGAATGGCCCTACCCGGGTGGCCACGTGTATGGCGCCAGCAAGGCGTTCGTCAAACAGTTCAGCTTCAACCTGCGCTGTGACCTGGTTTCCACCGGCGTACGCGTCACCGACATCGCCCCCGGCATGGCTGAAACCGAGTTCACCCTGGTACGCACCAAGGGCAACCAGGCTGCCTCCGATGCGCTGTACAGCACCACCACGCCGTTGAGCGCGGAAGATATCGCCGAGCAGATTTTCTACGTTGCCACCCTGCCCGCCCATATCAACATCAACCGCCTGGAAATCATGCCCAGCCGTCAGGCCTGGGGGCCGTTCGCCGTCGACCGCGACAAGTAACCTGATCCGGGGCCAATCCACTGGCCCCACTCGACAAGAGACACACCATGCCTGCCGTTATCCGTGATGCCATTGCCGGCGACCTGCCCGCAATCCTCGCCATCTACAACGATGCCGTGCTCAACACCACCGCCATCTGGAACGAACGTCCCG encodes:
- the urtD gene encoding urea ABC transporter ATP-binding protein UrtD, with amino-acid sequence MRSAPIPEMLIDPAGSSRDAIGLGQSAGSGLNTRHGTILTLEDINVSFDGFKALTDLTLYIGVGELRCIIGPNGAGKTTLMDVITGKTRPNSGVAYFGETFDLTQMSEVQIAQAGIGRKFQKPTVFEALSVFENLELAQKTDKSVWASLRARLSGEQRDRIDEVLATIRLDASRQRPAGLLSHGQKQFLEIGMLLVQDPQLLLLDEPVAGMTDAETEFTAELFKSLARKHSLMVVEHDMGFVGTIADHVTVLHQGRVLAEGSLDAVQANERVIEVYLGR
- the urtE gene encoding urea ABC transporter ATP-binding subunit UrtE is translated as MLQVQQLHQYYGGSHILRGLSFDVKVGEVTCLLGRNGVGKTTLLKCLMGLLPAKQGQVSWEGKPITGFKPHQRVHAGIAYVPQGREIFGRLTVEENLLMGLSRFPGSQAKEVPAFIYELFPVLLEMKHRRGGDLSGGQQQQLAIGRALASQPRLLILDEPTEGIQPSVIKEIGVVIKKLAARGDMAILLVEQFYDFAAELADQYLVMSRGEIVQQGRGETMEADGVRGLVAI
- a CDS encoding SDR family NAD(P)-dependent oxidoreductase, translated to MTKVVFITGATSGFGRATARRFAEAGWGLVLSGRRQERLEELKAELEAKVPVHIATLDVRDATAVQALVDSLPAPFDKIHALINNAGLALAPEAAQKVALQDWHTMIDTNITGLVNVTHAVLPKLLETGKGASIINIGSVAGEWPYPGGHVYGASKAFVKQFSFNLRCDLVSTGVRVTDIAPGMAETEFTLVRTKGNQAASDALYSTTTPLSAEDIAEQIFYVATLPAHININRLEIMPSRQAWGPFAVDRDK